From the genome of Mauremys reevesii isolate NIE-2019 linkage group 24, ASM1616193v1, whole genome shotgun sequence:
ggcataggtagcgtctacactgcagcactgtagtgttttaagtgtagacacactcTGCTAAACCGGTCTGGGGGGCTGTtgcagggcatgtctacacctaAAACACATGGGAGGGgttctgagaggcagtagctaggttgatggtgCGGCTGCAGAGATGCAGTGGTTTAAGTGTAGACGCAGCCTGGGTACGGGGATGCTGGGTGGGGACAGGAAAGACGAAACAGAAAAGACACCAGCCGGCAGTGAGGTTCCCCAGCACTACCCAGAGCAATCACTAAGCACCGGGCTGGCAGTGGAGCCTCAGGACCGGGCAGCCTGGCCCAGGGCAGCGTGAGGGGCGGCCTCTACCCAGCCAACCCGAGAGCTGTGGTTGCTGATAGCTGGGCGAGGTCGTGGTGGCCGTGTGACTGGGGGACCCAGACGGGGGACATGGCaacaggggaggcagtggggaaaagcGGTGGTGGAGGTATCCAACCCATTTGAATGCACCCCTGAAGGCTGGGGTGCCCCTGAACTCAGACAACAACCTGTGGAGTGCAGTGGAGGGGAGAGGTGAGTTAAAGGGACATTTGTCCACTGGAATTTCAACctgcaaggtgggaaactgaggcacctcaGGGAGGGGCAGGCGTGGGCCAGAGGATCCGAGCGGGCGCGACCGGCCTTTCCTAGAAATGCAAGGGTAGGGCACGCGGCTAACCCGCTGGCCAGAGTAGCTGGGAGGCGCTGGCGCAGCGTGGCTGGGAGGGACGCGGGCTGGAGCCGTGTCTGCCTTTTGTCTTCTGGGCTGAGTGCGCCGCCGGGccgggggaggagagggctggaggaGGCGAGCTTCAGACTGTGTAGCGCCGTGGTGCAGGGAAAGCAgatgtgagggggaggggaaggggaagtgggGGCAAGGGAACGAAGGCAGAACGAAGGCTCTCGATGGTGGGGCTGCCGGGGAAGATCAAAGGGAAAATGAAAAGCCAAGAGCAGGAGGGAAGAAgaagttgggggggaggggggggcgccaATGAAAAAGCAAAGGCTGCAAAAGGCCAAGCAAGACACCGCGCAGCTCGGCCTGCGTTTGCAGCTCGGCGCCAGCAGCCCCCGCCCTCGGCCACAGCCGCACGGTCCCAGAGCCTTGGCGCGGGACGGGGGTaaagggggaaagagagggggCAAGGAAGGGAGGCCAGCAGGGAGAGGCTTCTGGGCTGTAATTGCAGGGTCCAGCTGCCAAGGCCTGCGCCAGCCCAAATCTCCTCTGTCACGGAGGGGATTTGCCCCCAGCCCGGGCTGAGCTCGGCTGGCCCAGACTCCCCCTGGGCACGGTACCCCCGGGGGACGGGCCCCTCTCTGACCTGCCAGGCTTTGGCAGAGGGGTGTCCGgccccactgcagccccctgGGATGGAAGAGGTCACAGATGTGCCAGCTTCAGCCCCCAAGGACCCGAGCGCATGTGGAGTGTCTGGGACAGGCTTGGGGGACGGAACGGGGGAACCCCTGCTCTCgggggagcccaggctgccaGGCCATCTCCCTCAGGGGGCTGGCAGCCCTCTCCCCTCGCCTGTTCTCACTGCCCTCAGAGGGCCTGTCCTCACCCAGCCTGATTCCATGGGGCTTTGCCCCAAATTCCCTCTATACATGTTGGTCTCCCATGGGGCAGCGATGGCAAAAAGCAGGTGCCAGGTCTGCCCCTGCCCAAGCCAGCTCTGATGGCCCCTTCCTGTATTCCTAGCACAGCCAGCCTCCCACTCACACCGCTCTGCTGTGCCCAGCTCCAGCTCAGAGCGCTGCACGCACGCATGAAttcagcccccagctgctgggatgGAGGCCcggcctgggaaccaggactcctgggttataTTCCAAGCCCTGGCACCGAGTTCCTCTGTGCCCTTGTGTAGGTCACTGCCCCTCTCCATGCCTCGGTCTCCCCACGTCTCCAATGAGGGTGGTGACACTGCCCCACCTTCAGGaagggctttgagatctctgGAGGAAAAGCCCTGCTCCATGCCAGGTGCTGGCCTGTACAGAGGAGGAAGCTGTggcagaagggggcagggactggcccagGTCAGACAGGGAGTTTGGCTCTCCCAGAGGCTCCTCCCTGTCCTGACGCAGTGGAGTCAACaggagtgctgggagcacaggaaaTTGGGGCCACCAACGCTCCTGGTCTCAGCGGGACTCTGGCGatacttggtgtttttcttaaagccccagctccaggagtcacGTGGTTTGGGATTAAAGTAAGAGTCACTTTCCAGCCCTTCTGACTGCAGAGAGGCCCACGGGCatgaagcaggaggcagaggaaAGGACCCAACAGTCAGGATATTATTTTTTGCGGTGTCATGATTTTCtgtggcctgactcatgatttctgaacgtctggggctggcagggccaCGTGGATTTGTCTCTAGGAGGATCCGAGCCCGCGGAATCTGGAGCCAACTGGCTGCGTGTCCTGGGCAGGGCACCCATCACCGTGGTATCCAGCCTCTCTTCTCATGGAGGGGGCGAGAGAGACAAAGAGGAGAAATGCTCCTCAAACAAAGCTACAAACTGTAGAAAAAACTCGGCAACCGGGGCAAAGTGCCAACTTCATGCCGGAAGACTGGGCCGGCCGCCAGCTGTTTCTGTTCCCacctccaaccccccccctcccaatttcctttatttttaatttaaaaaaaaccaacaacaaaaataaaaggacTAAAGCTCTGACAGGGGCAATTGCGTCAAGCAACAGAAGAGATTGCAAAAACGTGTACTCAACTTCATGGGATGTGacagccaatgggggctgagcCGCTCTCGGGAGACAGCTGTTAAAAGGGGCTAGCGCGCGGATGAGCAGCCAGAGAAactcagcagagagagagagagagagaacaagagagagaaagaaagaaagtctaATCTCAAGCTTGCAGGGATTGGCAGAGAGGGCTGTGAACTGGGAGCCAGTTTCTAGAGGGAATAACTTGACCTCTTCCCGGTGGGCACTTTTCCGGCTATTTCTTTGCAACAAGGAGAAGAAAAACccctctctatttttttttcctcacccAAGAtttgaaaactagagccagccCCGTCCTGCTGGGACTCTGCGAAGTCACCCAGGATCCGGCCCGCCCTGCAGTTTGCCGAAGGAATATTCCGGGGAAGCTCTGGGACTTGAAACAAAAGAGCCGAGAAGACGTTTTATAAACTATTTGCAGAGCCAGCCAGGCCGTGCGCGCCTCCTCTGGCTCCGGGTCAGCATCTGCCGTGAACCTCCCCGAGCGCACAGCCCGCTTGCCAATGGCTGGCTCGTCTAGGAGCTGCTGTTAGGCGCTGCCTTGGACCAGGTGCTGCTGAGTGGTTGACGGCTCAGCGATCCAGAGCCCGAGCTCCGGGTCCTTGTCATTAATTACAGCTGCTGTTGCTAGTTAAGGGAAAGGCCCAGGGCCTCCCCACGGCAGTGTAACATCACAGAGCTTTTGGGATTGTATTTTGTTCCCCATCTACCCTTGTGCCCCCATGGGAAGCCCGCTCTGTGCGACGCTGACGCTCCTCGTCACTGCCTGCTGCCACCTCATGCTGGCGTCGGGGGAGCGAGCTGGTGCAGGTGGCTACAGGGAGGAAATCGTGTTTCCGGAGCGCCTGGCGGGCGAAGCCAAGGCGGGTgtgtctggggaggggctgggcggcAGCCCCAGCCAGCGGCTTCTCTACCGCATCCGCGCCTTGGGGGAAGACCTGGTCCTGGACCTGGAGAGGGACCCCAGCTTCCTGGCGGAGGGGCTGACCGTGCAGTACCTGGGCAGGAGCGGGCAGCCAGCCGCAGTCGACGGGTCAACCGAGCCGGGGAGCTACTACACCGGCACGGTGAACTCCGACCCGGACTCCGTCGCGGCGGTGAACTATGACGGGGTGTcgctgctgggggtgctgcagtacCACGGCGCGGAGTACCACGTGCAGCCCCTGGACGGCGGGGCGCCCAACGCCGCAGATGGAGCCAGTGCCCACGTGCTCAGGAAGAAGATACCCGAGAAAGCCAATGGCACCATGTGTAGTGTGGGCGCCCAGGCTCTGGGCACAGCTCCAGCCAGCGGAAGGGAGCCCCGCGCCGCAGCAGCATCCTCGAGGAGAGCAAAGGTAGGGGCGGCTGCTGGCATCATCcaccaggggcggggcagggtccTCACTGGCGGGCAGGGCTGGCCCGCCTCCCCTGGCCGTGCGCCCCAGACGAGGGTTCCTCCCGTGCCTGTTGCTTTTGGCCTGGTGACCTAGTCCTGTTCCTGCTGCAGGGGGAATCCTGGAATGTGGCAATCCCGGCTAGCTTCTCAGCCttgcctggggggtgggaggggaatctTGGCTAACTTCTCAGCGGGGATCCCAGCTAGCTTCCTGTCTTtgcctgggggtggggatccTGGCTAACTTCTCAGCAGGGGGGGATCCTGGCCAATTTCCCGTCCttgcccgggggtgggggagatcccGGCTAGCTTCCCATTTCTGCCTGGTGGAGAGGGGGGATCCTGGCTAGCTTCCCATCCCATTCCTTCCCGGGGGTGGGGGATCCCGGCTAGCTTCCCGTCCCTTCCCGGGGGTGGGGGATCCCAGCTAGCTTCCCGTCCCTTCCCGTGGGTGGGGGATCCCGGCTAGTTTCccgtcccaggctggcaggaggatCCTGGCTAGGGCTGCCAgctttggttggacatattcctggaggtttcatcacatgacatcatCTCAAATGaatgattaatctttaattcctggagactccaggacaattctGGAGGGTTGGCACCTGTAAGATTCCCGGCTAGTTTCCCGTCCctagggggaaggaagggggatcCCGGCTATTTGCCATCCCTGCAGCAGGGCGAGGCTGTTGTGGGAAGCCCTgtcccctccctgagccagccacCTCCCCTCCAACCCTCTTTCTTTGTTTCTACCTTGGCCATTTGCCTCCCAACCCAGCTGGGAGGGTGGCTCgctgccatggaaacagcagttccccacccccacccccactgctggaGCTGCCCCGGGGGCAGGCGGGTTGGCacaggctcccagctgcccctggcCCATCACCTGGCGCTAGAGGAGCTGAAAACTGCAGAGGCCCCCTGGGCCAGAGCTCAGAGTTCACGTTTAGTCTCTGCTTGGGGCTGACTGAGGAgcctgggtggagcaggggctggagtcaggatgcctgggctgttcccagctctgggagagaagtggggtctagtggttagagcagggggaaggtggggggattGGGTGCTATTCCCAGACATTATGACCCTTTTctgttccatgcctcagtttctccctttaTAAAATGGGGCTGAGCACACTCTgagcccaccctgccccccaggctgagGCACTGACTGGGCctagcccccccagcccctctcacagCACCTGCCACAGAATGAACCAGGtccagccctggggcagagccTGGATCCTGGGAACAGCCCTGGGCAAAGGCCAAGGACCTGCATATGGCACTGAAAAACCCGCCACGAGGCAGGCTGCCTGggtgcccccaccccatctctgaccatctccctccccacagcGGTTCGCCTCGGTGCCGCGCTACGTGGAGACGCTGGTGGTGGCGGACGAGCAAATGGCCCAGTTCCACGGTGCCGGGCTCAAACGCTACCTGCTGACCATCATGGCCGCTGCCGCCAAGTTCTTCCGCCACCCGAGCCTGCAGAACCCGGTGACGCTGGTGGTGACGCGGCTGGTGGTGCTGGGGCCCGGTGAGGACGGGCTGCAGGTCACGGCCAACGCTGCCCAGATGCTGCGCAACTTCTGCCAGTGGCAAAAGGGGCTCAACAAGCCGGACGACGCAGATTCGGAGCATTTCGACACGGCCATCTTCTTTACCCGGCAGGTACGGTGTCCCCCGggacagctccccccccccaggacagcctctccccagtgcagcccccccaGTGCAGCGCCTCTCCCAGccatgggggctctgggggacCCAAATCACATcagcaatggccagtgccagCAGTGAGAGGCTTATATGGGGGACAGGCCCCTGTTGGGGAAGGGGGCCCATGGAGGGGCCGCTTGGCCAATCCAGCACTAGCCCTGAGTACCCCAAATTGGCTCACAGCTGGGGGAGGTGAGGCTGGCCCCACTGGCGTGAGAGAGCAGTGTGCTCAGGCCCAGGGGCTGGGACCGCACAGCAGGCCCCCCGTCCCAGCGCCCCACATGCCCCAGCGTCTTCTTTCTCCCGCAGAACCTGTGCGGCATCTCCACCTGCGACACTCTGGGCATGGCAGACGTGGGCACCGTCTGCGACCCCACCCGCAGCTGCTCCATCGTGGAGGATGACGGGCTGCAGTCGGCCTTCACCGCAGCCCATGAACTCGGTAAGTGCTGccggccgggggcagggcagggctgggcatcaCGAGGCAGCGAGAGCCCAGAGGCCTGCCAGGCACAGAATCAGAGTCCAGCAtggccaggctcagctgctccatctccactcccaccccccatctctccccactgcacaccGACCTCCCCGCTCCATCTCCCCGGCCCCTGCACAGCACGTGGGATCGGAGTCCCAGTATCACCAGGCTCAGCTGCTTGAttccccctgcagagcccccgCTGCCCgtgcccctccccaacccagggcccccCTTTCATGCCCTCCCCATGACAGCCCCCACAGACCGAGTCCCTATGCCACACACTGACTCCGCCtcatctcccccctcccaggccaCGTGTTCAACATGCTCCATGACAACGCCAAGGCCTGTGAGGACCTGAACTCCCGCGCCAGCGGCACCCGGCACATGATGGCTCCGGTGATGTCCTACGTGGACCCTGACCAGCTGTGGTCACCCTGCAGCGCCCGCTTCATCACTGATTTCTTGGACAACGGCCATGGTAAGGACCCCTCCTGGGAGCCCGGAGCCATGACACGGCTAGCCAGAGCCAGGCACAGGGTGGGCAAGGACCTGGCAAGTTTCTccaaagcagctctgccagtgcccctgaatcctgacctgcagccccctgctgtcccagccctgcactCCCCCATGGGTCTAAAGTTCAGCCCCCCTCACCTGGCAGACCCTTGGCCGGCCCATGCCAACAGGGATCATGGTTtgtggggcaaacagctgtgcattagGAACAGGGCTGAGACCCACCCCCATCACCCCGGGCTCAGCAGCCCTTGGCCAGTCCCTGCCAGTCAGGCTGGAGCTGAGCCAGCCCCTGGGGTACCAgggtccctgccctggcccaaggAGGGGACATCTCTGCCCAGGCAGATTCTGCTGCCCATGCTGGTCTGGAGATGATCCCCCCGCCCCGCATAGTGTTCCTGTCCCAGCTGCCCCCTTGCCAAGTGGGTGGGGGGCCCCGACACCACACACCCCGAGCCAGCGCTGCCCCAGCCTGTCTGTTTGTGTGATGTCCAGGCCCCTCACGTGCCAACCCGCTCCCTCCCCACAGGTCACTGCCTCCTGGACAAGCCCCGTGAGCCCCTGCGCCTGCCGGCCCCCTTCCCGGGCACTAACTATGACGCCGACCGGCAGTGTCAGCTGACCTTTGGGCCGGACTCCCGCCACTGCCCCAACCTGCACCCGCCCTGCTCCTCCCTGTGGTGCACGGGCAAGATCAACGGGCACTTCATGTGCCAGACCAAGCACTTCCCCTGGGCAGACGGCACGGCCTGCGGACAGGGCAAGGCCTGCATGAATGGGCGCTGCATCAGCAGAGCGGAGATGAAGGCCTTCAACGTGAGTGTCCTGCTACCCGCGGGCTCTGGGCACCTgcaaggcggggcagggggcaaaGCACTTGCCTTCCTCTGCGGGGGCGGAACAGGGCACAGGGGAGCCAGGAGAGGGGTGAGGGCGGGGCTCAGGGACTGGCAGAgtgtggggggagtggggcaggtggtgggggtggctggggactGGGAGGGATGGAGACCCCCTCCCCATGCTTCCCAACTGCGGAAAGGCGCTGGGTGCCTGGGCCCAGGgcgccccctggtggccatgtggcTCTGACTCCCCGTCCCCATTTCTAACCCTGCTCTGTCTCTCCCTGCAGACTCCCACCCCCGGCGGTTGGGGGCCCTGGGGCCCGTGGGGCGAGTGCTCGCGGAGCTGCGGCGGGGGCGTGCAGTTCTCCACCCGCGAGTGCAACAAGCCTGTCCCACGTAACGGCGGCAAATACTGCGAGGGCAAGCGCACCCAGTACCGCTCCTGCAACACCCAGGAGTGCCCGGACGGCACGGGTGAGTGAGGGCAGCAGTGGGGCAAGCACGTCACCGGGGGGGACagtattcccccccccaccaaggACCCAGGAGCCACTGGCCAGCTAGAGCAGCGTCCCTCCTGCTGCGAGCACAGACCCTCCTTGAGGGCAGGCTGGGTCCAGCCAGCACCACCctgggagctgagagagaggcccCGGCACCCCCTGGCTGTGCACTGGCTCTAATACCCCTTCCTgagccagagctgcagctgctgcggGGGTGACAAAGGGGGAACCCCTTGGGAAGGGTCCGTGGGCTGAGCTGGCCCCAGCTGGACacggggggtggggcaggcctggggcagggaaagggtcaGTTGGAGCAGTCTGTGGAAGGCCCTGAGAGCGTCGCCCAGAagccagcacagggaggggggaggctgtggtGGCAGGTGGGGGTCACTCCCCAGGAGCCAGGGCCCAGCACGGCCCCACACTGACCCAGCACCCGCCCCCCGTGTCTCGTTCCAGCCCTCAGCTTCCGGGAGCAGCAATGCGCCGTCTACAACCACCGCTCAGACCTGTTCAAGGGCTTCCCCGCGCCCATGGACTGGGTGCCCCGCTACAGCAGCGTGGCCGAGAAGGACCAGTGCAAGCTGACGTGCCAGTCGCGGGCCCTGGGCTACTACTACGTGCTGGAACCGAGGGTGAGTGAGGGCTCCCCAGACcctgcaatgcagccacctctgtgggAGGGCGGCTTGTAGAGCCGAACTGTGGCGGGAGAGGAGTGGCCCAGGCCTCACTGACTCTGTGCCCGTCTCCAGGTGGCGGATGGGACGCCCTGCTCCCCCGACAGCACCTCGGTCTGCGTGCAGGGGCGCTGCGTCCACGCCGGCTGCGACCGCGTCATCGGCTCCAAGAAGAAGTTTGACAAGTGCATGGTGTGCGGGGGAGATGGATCCCGCTGCTCCAAGACCTCCGGCTCCTTCACCAAGCCCCGGTgagtccccaccccacctcgcaggctggcctgggggcagggcctgggcatgGGGCAGTGTGCACACAGCAGGCAGCGGGTGAGCGTCACAGCAGCGGCTCCAGGGCCCCCACGCCCAGCTCGTTACCAGCTTATGGTAACGAGGCGCTAATAGCCAGAACTGCCAAGCCCTAGCAGGGACaggttccccacccccagctctgggctcctcagccccgctggctctgggctcctcaatcccagcctgcagcctcccagtcctctcccctcctggagcaatggggggtgcacaAGGCTGGGCAGTTTGAGACACAGGCATGAGGGGGAGCTATGCCAAACTCTCCTAGTGCTGGAGCAGGTGCCGGAGCCCACATCTCCAGGGCTCTGCTCGGGGCCAgcccccaggtccctccctctgcTTTCCCTCCAGCGTCCTGAtgcctgtctctctctgcctttcagCTATGGTTACAATGACGTGGTCACCATCCCAGCTGGGGCCACCCACATCCTGATCCGCCAGAGCAGCAGCTCCGCCACGGCCAGCGATGGCATCTACCTGGCGCTGCGGAGGCAGGACGGCACCTACGCCCTGAACGGGAACTACGTCCTGGTGCCCTCGGAGCTGGACGTCAGCCTGGCGGGCAGCGTGACACTGCGCTACAGCGGGGCCACCAAGGCCATGGAGATCATCACGGGCCACGGGCCACTCCACGAGCCGCTCACCCTGCAGGCGCTGGTGGTGAGCGACCAAAAAGCCCCCCGGCTCAAATACACCTTCTTCAAGCCCACGCCGCAGAAGCAGACGACAGAgcagtggctgaagcagaaggCCCAGATCCTGGAGATCCTGAGGAACCGGCGCGGCCGCAAGGAACCCCCCCGGCATTAGCCGTTTCGCACAAGGCTGGAGTGGCAGCGCCCGGTGCAGCTTCCCCTGGTACCAGGGACCAATGGGCTGGAGCCCGTCCCAAAGACAGAATCAGATGCTGGAGCCCCCAGCTCAGGCTACCCCCGGGGGctccccctggcaggccagggctCCGTGGAACAGAGCTCTGTGTACGGCCATTTGAAGGGGAATCTGCACCGGGAGCCGCTGTGGCGTTCCTGAAGGGACCTGTTTGGCGGGGACACTTGCGTGTGCCGGGTCTCTATTTATTCGGGTATTTATTCGTGGCTGGGGCCATGGGCACTGTCCATGGTACATCACTCAGCACCTTCCTTCAGCCTGGCTGAGCCTCGGCAAACTCATCCCACGTGCCGCCAGGCACGAGCCACGAAGCACATTTTGAATCCGCTTCTACCTCAGTCCCCCCGCAATCCCCACTAGAGCTGGGTCTCACAGGGTTCATTGGCGCGCTGGGCATCAGAGGACTGCCTGGTCCCAGGGGCA
Proteins encoded in this window:
- the ADAMTS4 gene encoding A disintegrin and metalloproteinase with thrombospondin motifs 4; this translates as MGSPLCATLTLLVTACCHLMLASGERAGAGGYREEIVFPERLAGEAKAGVSGEGLGGSPSQRLLYRIRALGEDLVLDLERDPSFLAEGLTVQYLGRSGQPAAVDGSTEPGSYYTGTVNSDPDSVAAVNYDGVSLLGVLQYHGAEYHVQPLDGGAPNAADGASAHVLRKKIPEKANGTMCSVGAQALGTAPASGREPRAAAASSRRAKRFASVPRYVETLVVADEQMAQFHGAGLKRYLLTIMAAAAKFFRHPSLQNPVTLVVTRLVVLGPGEDGLQVTANAAQMLRNFCQWQKGLNKPDDADSEHFDTAIFFTRQNLCGISTCDTLGMADVGTVCDPTRSCSIVEDDGLQSAFTAAHELGHVFNMLHDNAKACEDLNSRASGTRHMMAPVMSYVDPDQLWSPCSARFITDFLDNGHGHCLLDKPREPLRLPAPFPGTNYDADRQCQLTFGPDSRHCPNLHPPCSSLWCTGKINGHFMCQTKHFPWADGTACGQGKACMNGRCISRAEMKAFNTPTPGGWGPWGPWGECSRSCGGGVQFSTRECNKPVPRNGGKYCEGKRTQYRSCNTQECPDGTALSFREQQCAVYNHRSDLFKGFPAPMDWVPRYSSVAEKDQCKLTCQSRALGYYYVLEPRVADGTPCSPDSTSVCVQGRCVHAGCDRVIGSKKKFDKCMVCGGDGSRCSKTSGSFTKPRYGYNDVVTIPAGATHILIRQSSSSATASDGIYLALRRQDGTYALNGNYVLVPSELDVSLAGSVTLRYSGATKAMEIITGHGPLHEPLTLQALVVSDQKAPRLKYTFFKPTPQKQTTEQWLKQKAQILEILRNRRGRKEPPRH